The DNA window AAGCTGTTGCATATACTCATACAGATTATATGGTTGAAGTTGATAATGTATCTCACGATAACTTTTTTCAACGTAAAAACAGTTTAATTCAAAATACATCTGCAACTAAAGTATCTGAAAATGTAGCATATGCATTTAGTTCTGCTGAGTCAGTAGTTAACGCTTGGCTTAATAGTGAAGGTCACAGAGCTAACATTGAAGGTGATTTTACAGACTTCGATGTTTCTGCAGAAAAGAATAATGAAGGTAAATGGTATTTTACAAACATATTCATTAAAAAATAATATTTTTTCATAAATTCGATTAATAGCAAATAATTGTTTTAAAACCACAGTACTTTTACTGTGGTTTTTTTTATACATATATGTAGTCAAATTTAGTCTAGGATATCTTTAATATTTTCTTTCAATTTGTTTAGGAACAATCAATCAATCAATCAATCAATCAATCAATCAATTATGAAAGATATTTTGAAATAGAGTATAGCGTTATTTGAGCTGGTTGAATTGCAATCTGATAAAAGTCTATTAGTGTTTTGTTCAAAATTAACTGAGCTTATTGATGTTATTCTTAAGTATAAAAATTATAGGAAGGTTTCTACGACTATTAAGCAATAAAGGAAAGTTTAAGATCAATTAATATAACTTTAAAAAGGATATATATTGGTTTAAGATTAAATACAAGTGATGTATGCATCTGTTTTGTTAGTGTAATAAAAGATTTTCAAGTTTTGTGATCGTTTATAGTATTGGATTTAAAGATTAATTGATGTAGGTATATAATTGCATTTACAGGTTTAGTTTTAGTACGCGATGATAGAAGTGAAGTGATGTATACTAATTTTGAGAATTAAAGACGTTTCTACAATACAAAAAAGCAGATCCTAAATGAATCTGCTTTTTCTATTTATAATAGAGGAAAATATTTTATTCCTTTAA is part of the Psychroserpens ponticola genome and encodes:
- a CDS encoding CAP domain-containing protein, with the translated sequence MKSIKMLPLMALIALLSFSCSTEEFPEETIDNIELANVPAAKVIEIEILELINAHRINNGLPALHNHNTIKAVAYTHTDYMVEVDNVSHDNFFQRKNSLIQNTSATKVSENVAYAFSSAESVVNAWLNSEGHRANIEGDFTDFDVSAEKNNEGKWYFTNIFIKK